One Janthinobacterium sp. TB1-E2 genomic region harbors:
- a CDS encoding SDR family oxidoreductase codes for MAADTFDRAANAARSASAGDPAAGAYAQACEQLNKEPRRWLVTGVAGFIGSHLLETLLKLGQEVRGLDNFMTGHRHNLEQVRASVGEQAWQRFTFIEGDIRDPQACARACGAPAPVQATCSGDGEADAGTDTTAGGGVSSGSLAERGRAGAGGPVAAVDFVLHQAALGSVSRSLEDPLLCHAVNVSGFLNMLAAARDAGVRRFVYAASSATYGDHPALPKVEQHIGAPLSPYALSKYVNELYAQVYARCYAMQTVGLRYFNVFGPRQDPLGAYAAVIPRWIAAMLDNQAVHIHGDGATSRDFCFVHNAVQANILAATGTDPAAVNQVYNVAVNARTSLTQLHAAMQQMLLAARPQHVPLAPHYGEFRAGDVRHSQADIAKAARLLGYVPTHNLAQGLRQTIAWYVEQAERA; via the coding sequence ATGGCGGCCGACACCTTCGATCGGGCCGCAAACGCGGCGCGAAGCGCCTCCGCTGGCGATCCGGCTGCCGGCGCCTATGCGCAAGCCTGCGAACAACTGAACAAGGAACCTCGGCGCTGGCTGGTGACGGGCGTGGCCGGCTTCATCGGTTCGCACCTGCTGGAAACCTTGCTGAAGCTGGGACAGGAAGTGCGCGGCCTCGACAACTTCATGACGGGACACCGCCACAATCTGGAACAGGTGCGCGCCAGCGTGGGCGAGCAGGCGTGGCAGCGCTTCACCTTCATCGAAGGCGATATCCGCGACCCGCAGGCATGCGCGCGCGCGTGCGGCGCGCCTGCACCGGTGCAGGCCACCTGCAGTGGTGATGGTGAGGCAGACGCAGGTACAGATACGACCGCTGGCGGCGGCGTCAGCAGCGGCAGCTTGGCCGAGCGCGGCCGTGCCGGTGCGGGCGGCCCCGTCGCCGCGGTCGATTTTGTGCTGCACCAGGCGGCGCTCGGTTCCGTCTCGCGTTCGCTGGAAGACCCGCTGCTGTGCCACGCCGTCAATGTCAGCGGCTTCCTGAACATGCTGGCCGCGGCCCGCGACGCGGGCGTGCGGCGCTTCGTATATGCGGCCTCGAGCGCCACGTATGGCGACCATCCAGCCCTGCCGAAAGTGGAACAGCACATAGGCGCGCCGCTGTCGCCGTATGCTTTGAGCAAATATGTCAACGAACTGTATGCGCAAGTGTACGCGCGCTGCTACGCCATGCAGACGGTGGGGCTGCGCTATTTCAATGTCTTCGGTCCGCGCCAGGATCCGCTGGGCGCCTATGCGGCCGTCATTCCCCGCTGGATCGCCGCCATGCTGGATAACCAGGCCGTGCACATCCATGGCGACGGCGCCACCAGCCGCGACTTCTGCTTCGTGCACAATGCCGTGCAAGCCAATATCCTGGCCGCCACCGGCACCGACCCGGCAGCCGTCAACCAGGTCTACAACGTGGCCGTCAACGCCCGCACCAGCCTGACGCAGCTGCACGCCGCCATGCAGCAGATGCTGCTTGCCGCCCGCCCGCAGCACGTGCCGCTGGCGCCGCACTATGGCGAATTTCGCGCCGGCGACGTGCGCCATTCGCAGGCGGACATCGCCAAGGCGGCCCGCCTGCTCGGCTATGTCCCCACGCACAACCTGGCGCAAGGCTTGCGGCAGACCATCGCCTGGTATGTGGAGCAGGCTGAACGGGCTTGA
- a CDS encoding serine protein kinase, translated as MTRQSDDAPADQHAGFMHGMAAWAEKHRISPWRGSFADFIEQILPGRAALLTRSAHQYLWDMMRWNGQTDDAGRFRCRLFDDELFGIDEAIDRVAAYFKAAAAGSEVGRRMLLLLGPPSGGKSTMVILLKRGLEEYSHSSEGALYGIAGCPVHESPLHLVPHSMRADFRASYDAELHGELCPHCRARLEEQYAGDFLRMPVERIHLSEAGRCGIGTYAPHDPTTADLADLVGSVDLSKVAQYGDEGDPRAWSWSGAVYAASRGMLEMIEILKVKREFLYLLLTLTQEKNVKVSRFPLIYLDETILAHTNLAEFRKFLQESENEALLDRMVIVQVPYTLNYREEARIYRKLIQAAAPAFRDVHLDPHVLHAAAVFAILSRLPEGDDKEAELVKKLRVYADEDVDDLQHADIRRVRERDKSPDEGLSGVSPRFVINALSHAIISAQRNSLSTMDVLLALKDGIESDARIEPRRKRKWVDYLVLTRKDFYNRWVKADVHKALFVSFEQEAQDLLNKYLDEVEAMLDNRQIRDPITSEERRPDERFLRAVEEKIHISDSGKQSFRQEVVRKAMSAFKRGEAFGLGSHAQLHDAIQQYLFEQRRDVLRLVGSAKRPDDDVRARISAVEQRLVDEYGYDAHSAREALNYVTTLLAQE; from the coding sequence ATGACACGCCAATCCGACGACGCGCCTGCGGACCAACATGCCGGTTTTATGCACGGCATGGCGGCCTGGGCGGAAAAACACCGCATCAGTCCATGGCGCGGCAGTTTTGCCGACTTCATCGAGCAGATCCTGCCCGGCCGCGCGGCTCTGCTGACGCGCAGCGCGCACCAGTACCTGTGGGACATGATGCGCTGGAACGGCCAGACGGACGATGCCGGACGTTTCCGCTGCCGCCTGTTCGACGACGAGCTGTTCGGCATCGACGAGGCGATCGACCGCGTCGCCGCCTACTTCAAGGCGGCCGCCGCCGGCTCCGAAGTGGGCCGGCGCATGCTGCTGTTGCTGGGTCCGCCGTCGGGCGGCAAGTCGACCATGGTGATCCTGCTCAAGCGGGGGCTGGAAGAATACAGCCACAGCAGCGAAGGCGCGCTGTACGGCATCGCCGGCTGTCCCGTGCACGAATCGCCGCTGCACCTGGTGCCGCACAGCATGCGCGCCGACTTTCGCGCCAGCTATGATGCCGAGCTGCACGGCGAACTGTGTCCCCATTGCCGCGCCCGCCTGGAAGAACAGTACGCGGGCGACTTCCTGCGCATGCCCGTCGAGCGCATCCACCTGTCCGAGGCGGGCCGCTGCGGCATCGGCACGTATGCGCCGCACGATCCCACCACGGCCGACCTGGCCGACCTCGTGGGTTCCGTCGACCTGTCGAAAGTGGCGCAGTACGGCGACGAAGGCGATCCGCGCGCCTGGTCATGGTCCGGCGCCGTGTATGCGGCCAGCCGCGGCATGCTGGAAATGATCGAGATCCTCAAGGTCAAGCGGGAATTCCTCTACCTGCTGCTGACCCTGACGCAGGAAAAGAATGTCAAGGTGTCGCGCTTTCCCCTGATTTACCTCGACGAAACCATCCTCGCGCACACGAATCTGGCCGAATTTCGCAAATTCCTGCAAGAAAGCGAAAACGAGGCCTTGCTCGACCGCATGGTCATCGTGCAAGTGCCGTACACGCTCAATTACCGCGAAGAAGCGCGCATTTACCGCAAGCTGATCCAGGCGGCCGCGCCCGCCTTCCGCGACGTGCACCTCGATCCGCACGTGCTGCATGCGGCGGCCGTGTTTGCCATCCTCAGCCGCTTGCCCGAGGGCGACGACAAGGAAGCCGAACTGGTCAAGAAACTGCGCGTGTATGCCGACGAAGACGTCGACGACTTGCAGCATGCCGACATCCGCCGCGTGCGCGAGCGCGACAAGTCGCCCGACGAAGGCCTGTCGGGCGTCTCGCCCCGTTTCGTCATCAATGCCCTGTCGCACGCCATCATTTCCGCCCAGCGCAACAGCCTGTCCACCATGGACGTGCTGCTGGCCCTGAAAGATGGCATCGAAAGCGATGCGCGCATCGAACCGCGGCGCAAGCGCAAGTGGGTCGATTACCTGGTGCTCACACGCAAGGATTTCTATAACCGCTGGGTCAAGGCCGACGTGCACAAGGCCCTGTTCGTGTCGTTCGAGCAGGAAGCGCAAGACTTGCTGAACAAATATCTCGATGAAGTCGAAGCCATGCTCGACAACCGCCAGATCCGCGACCCCATCACCAGCGAAGAACGCCGTCCCGACGAGCGCTTCCTGCGCGCCGTGGAAGAGAAAATCCACATCAGCGACTCGGGCAAGCAATCGTTCCGCCAAGAAGTGGTACGCAAGGCCATGAGCGCCTTCAAGCGGGGCGAGGCGTTTGGCCTGGGCAGCCATGCGCAATTGCACGACGCCATCCAGCAATATCTGTTCGAGCAGCGGCGCGACGTGCTGCGCCTCGTGGGTTCGGCCAAGCGGCCCGATGACGACGTGCGGGCCAGGATCTCCGCCGTCGAACAGCGCCTGGTCGACGAATATGGCTATGACGCCCATAGCGCGCGCGAAGCGCTCAACTACGTGACCACCTTGCTGGCGCAGGAATAA
- a CDS encoding SpoVR family protein, whose translation MTPDTANLDGYAARIEALARELGLEFAPVEFELVPDSFMAEIAIYGLPVRMRHWSFGVRYIHQLVHQKMGNSHMFEVMFPGDPCHAYMAEHNSVAENTLVTAHVLGHADFASRNALFLRFGAMAGQHILEQSAARAQRLEMALQRHGQEQVEAVLDAALALEQHVDIHAELHRPPYGALSGPAGVAGTQDRAGADDRFADPFARRYQRLPGEAAALAAHEAARARLAQRPLVPPQPEYDLLWFIAQYGPELANWERDIFLAVREESFYFYPVYACQIMNEGWASYWHARLLREADFLPPALYLSAIKSHSDVVRPYAGEHQQALAVNPYHLGFCMWEHIIERQGLARARQICRDDDDCSFIRNYLDGELADRLGLFVHESHRDGETRMASRDLLAIREAILTPKYNYGAPCIAVTLLNDDGSLVLRHDHQRDGRGLDLERAEQVLAYIARVWRRPVTLHTADFRGTPRVLRSKTEGVPEPPASPASTMPAAPPAQH comes from the coding sequence ATGACGCCTGACACAGCCAACCTGGATGGCTACGCGGCGCGCATCGAAGCGCTGGCGCGGGAACTAGGGCTGGAGTTTGCGCCGGTCGAGTTCGAGCTGGTACCGGACAGCTTCATGGCCGAGATCGCCATCTATGGCTTGCCCGTGCGCATGCGCCACTGGTCGTTCGGCGTGCGCTACATCCACCAGCTCGTGCATCAAAAGATGGGCAACTCGCATATGTTCGAAGTCATGTTTCCCGGCGATCCTTGCCATGCCTACATGGCCGAGCACAATTCCGTGGCCGAAAACACCCTCGTCACGGCCCATGTGCTGGGCCACGCCGACTTCGCCAGCCGCAATGCCCTGTTCCTGCGTTTCGGCGCCATGGCGGGCCAGCACATCCTGGAACAAAGCGCGGCGCGGGCGCAGCGTCTCGAAATGGCGCTGCAGCGGCACGGACAGGAGCAGGTGGAAGCCGTGCTCGACGCGGCACTGGCGCTGGAGCAGCACGTGGACATCCATGCCGAGCTGCACCGCCCGCCCTATGGCGCGCTATCCGGGCCAGCCGGTGTCGCTGGCACGCAAGACAGGGCTGGCGCAGACGATCGTTTTGCGGATCCTTTTGCGCGGCGTTACCAGCGCTTGCCCGGTGAAGCAGCGGCGCTGGCGGCGCACGAGGCGGCGCGGGCACGGCTGGCGCAGCGCCCGCTCGTACCGCCGCAGCCCGAATACGATTTACTCTGGTTCATTGCGCAATATGGGCCGGAATTGGCTAACTGGGAACGCGACATTTTCCTGGCCGTGCGCGAAGAGTCGTTTTACTTTTATCCCGTGTACGCCTGCCAAATCATGAACGAAGGCTGGGCCTCTTACTGGCATGCGCGGCTGCTGCGCGAAGCCGACTTCCTGCCGCCGGCCCTGTACCTGTCCGCCATCAAGTCGCACTCGGACGTGGTGCGCCCTTACGCGGGCGAGCACCAGCAGGCGCTGGCCGTCAACCCGTATCACCTGGGTTTTTGCATGTGGGAACACATCATCGAGCGCCAAGGACTGGCGCGGGCGCGCCAGATTTGCCGCGACGACGACGACTGCAGTTTCATTCGCAACTATCTGGATGGGGAACTGGCTGACCGCCTGGGCCTGTTCGTGCATGAAAGCCACCGCGATGGCGAAACACGAATGGCCAGCCGCGACTTGCTGGCCATCCGCGAAGCCATCCTGACGCCCAAATACAACTATGGCGCGCCGTGTATCGCCGTCACCCTGCTCAACGACGACGGCAGCCTGGTACTGCGCCACGATCACCAGCGCGACGGGCGCGGCCTCGACCTGGAGCGGGCGGAACAGGTGCTGGCGTACATCGCCCGCGTCTGGCGCCGTCCCGTCACCCTGCATACAGCCGATTTCCGCGGCACGCCCCGGGTTCTGCGCAGCAAGACCGAAGGCGTACCGGAGCCGCCCGCGTCGCCTGCGTCAACCATGCCGGCAGCGCCGCCTGCGCAACACTGA
- a CDS encoding DUF444 family protein — MSATTSPGSAKHDSPVGSSAPALARPWYGLFSRGARDWLRHNQKVRDAVQAYLPELIATPDLIGGPQQRTVQVPMHLLEHARFRLAPARNSVGAGQGGGQPGDILRAARPATTGEAGTQGEGGDGEGAVRLLLEFAIDDILDWLWDAFELPHLKPRHLGAIDDVRLVRSGLDRHGARSRLDRRRTVKEAIKRRALQAQPVPFTNDDLRYRQVLQQPRPSTNAVVFFVLDVSASMAQAERKLAKSFFFFALQGLRRRYARVEARFIAHTTRAWEFSEAEFFQVNGMGGTMASTAFRLSRELLQEHYAPGRYNAYLFYASDGENFSEDRGAASLALGELAALLNYMGYVETVPGVPRSLETEMHSLFAEQERRGLPLHSSILSRNDDIWAAIRTFFQHEAADTEETA; from the coding sequence ATGTCCGCCACGACCTCGCCAGGCAGCGCCAAGCACGATAGTCCAGTGGGATCGTCCGCGCCTGCCCTGGCCCGCCCCTGGTACGGGCTGTTCTCGCGTGGCGCGCGCGACTGGCTCCGCCACAACCAGAAAGTGCGCGACGCCGTGCAGGCGTACTTGCCCGAACTGATCGCCACGCCTGACCTGATCGGCGGGCCGCAGCAGCGCACGGTGCAAGTACCCATGCACCTGCTCGAACATGCGCGTTTCCGCCTGGCGCCCGCGCGCAACAGCGTGGGCGCGGGCCAGGGTGGCGGCCAGCCCGGCGATATCCTGCGCGCAGCCCGTCCCGCCACCACGGGCGAGGCCGGAACGCAAGGCGAAGGCGGCGATGGCGAGGGAGCCGTGCGCCTGCTGCTCGAGTTTGCCATTGACGATATACTCGACTGGCTATGGGACGCTTTCGAGCTGCCGCACCTGAAACCGCGCCACCTGGGCGCTATCGACGACGTACGGCTCGTGCGTAGCGGCCTGGACCGACATGGCGCCCGTTCGCGGCTGGACCGGCGGCGCACCGTCAAGGAAGCGATCAAGCGGCGCGCCCTGCAAGCGCAACCCGTGCCTTTCACCAATGACGACTTGCGCTACCGCCAGGTACTGCAACAGCCACGGCCCAGCACGAATGCCGTCGTGTTTTTCGTGCTGGACGTATCGGCCAGCATGGCGCAGGCCGAGCGCAAGCTGGCCAAATCCTTCTTTTTCTTTGCCTTGCAGGGCTTGCGCCGCAGATATGCGCGCGTGGAAGCGCGCTTTATCGCGCATACGACGCGGGCCTGGGAATTTTCCGAAGCCGAGTTCTTCCAGGTCAATGGCATGGGCGGCACCATGGCGTCCACCGCCTTTCGCCTGAGCCGCGAATTGCTGCAGGAACACTACGCGCCGGGACGCTACAACGCCTACCTGTTCTATGCATCCGATGGCGAGAATTTTAGCGAAGACCGGGGAGCGGCCAGCCTGGCCCTCGGTGAACTGGCCGCCTTGCTCAACTATATGGGCTATGTGGAAACCGTGCCCGGCGTGCCGCGCAGCCTGGAAACGGAAATGCACAGCTTGTTTGCCGAGCAGGAACGGCGCGGCTTGCCCTTGCATAGCAGCATTCTCAGCAGGAATGACGATATCTGGGCGGCCATCCGCACTTTTTTCCAGCACGAGGCGGCCGATACGGAGGAAACGGCATGA
- a CDS encoding nucleotide sugar dehydrogenase, producing the protein MDSKVESNANSKVIGKGGVVAVVGLGYVGLQLAVAFGMRQRTIGFDLSARKVESYRSHVDPTGEVSTEQLRAAQWLSVGCDPAELELADFIVVAVPTPVDSAHNPDFSALAGASAAVGRHMRRGAIVIYESTVYPGATEEICIPILEQHSGLRWKEDFHVGFSPERINPGDKDHTLHSIRKVVSGDDDATLDQVAALYEGVVEAGVHRASSIKVAEAAKVIENTQRDLNIALMNELAIIFDRIGIDTLEVLQAAGTKWNFLPFRPGLVGGHCIGVDPYYLTHKAEMLGYHPHVILAGRRINDGMAKFVAEKTIKEMVRAGFKLKGSHVNVLGLTFKENCPDLRNSKVVDMIHELQSYGVQVHVHDPVADGREALEEYGLLLESWEQLPQAEAIISAVSHQALLARPLADFQAKVLENGCFIDIKSHFDPRPLEDGGLHVWRL; encoded by the coding sequence ATGGATAGCAAGGTGGAAAGCAACGCGAATAGCAAGGTGATTGGCAAGGGCGGCGTGGTGGCGGTGGTGGGGCTCGGTTACGTGGGCTTGCAGCTGGCCGTGGCGTTTGGCATGCGCCAGCGCACGATCGGATTTGACTTATCGGCACGCAAGGTGGAAAGCTACCGCAGCCATGTCGACCCGACCGGTGAAGTCAGCACGGAACAGCTGCGCGCGGCGCAATGGCTGAGTGTCGGCTGTGATCCGGCCGAGCTGGAACTGGCCGATTTCATCGTCGTTGCCGTGCCCACGCCCGTCGACAGCGCGCACAATCCCGATTTCTCGGCCCTGGCCGGTGCCAGCGCGGCCGTCGGCCGGCACATGCGGCGCGGCGCCATCGTCATCTACGAGTCCACCGTGTATCCGGGCGCCACCGAGGAAATCTGCATCCCTATCCTCGAACAGCATTCGGGCCTGCGCTGGAAGGAAGACTTTCATGTGGGCTTTTCACCCGAGCGCATCAATCCCGGCGACAAGGACCATACCCTGCACAGCATCCGCAAGGTGGTCTCGGGCGACGACGACGCCACCCTGGACCAGGTGGCCGCCCTGTACGAAGGCGTGGTAGAGGCCGGCGTGCACCGGGCGTCGAGCATCAAGGTGGCCGAGGCGGCCAAGGTGATCGAAAACACGCAGCGCGACCTGAACATCGCGCTGATGAACGAACTGGCCATCATCTTCGACCGCATCGGCATCGACACCCTGGAAGTGCTGCAGGCGGCGGGCACGAAATGGAATTTCCTGCCGTTCCGGCCCGGCCTGGTGGGCGGGCACTGCATCGGCGTCGACCCATACTATTTGACGCACAAGGCGGAAATGCTGGGCTACCACCCGCACGTGATTCTGGCCGGGCGCCGCATCAACGACGGCATGGCCAAGTTCGTGGCGGAAAAAACCATCAAGGAAATGGTGCGGGCCGGCTTCAAATTGAAAGGCTCGCACGTGAACGTGCTGGGCCTGACCTTCAAGGAAAATTGTCCGGACCTGCGCAACTCGAAAGTGGTCGACATGATCCACGAACTGCAATCGTACGGCGTGCAGGTGCACGTGCACGACCCCGTCGCCGATGGCCGCGAAGCGCTGGAAGAATACGGTTTATTGCTGGAAAGCTGGGAACAGCTGCCGCAGGCCGAGGCCATCATCAGCGCCGTCTCGCACCAGGCCTTGCTGGCCCGTCCGCTGGCCGATTTCCAGGCCAAGGTGCTGGAAAACGGCTGTTTCATCGACATCAAATCGCATTTCGACCCCCGGCCGCTGGAAGACGGCGGCCTGCACGTGTGGCGGCTGTGA